From the genome of candidate division WOR-3 bacterium, one region includes:
- a CDS encoding RNA polymerase sigma factor, which translates to MKDKKFNEIYSKMKEKLLRYVKSIVYDRDISEDIVQESFIKFYENMDNVKHPSAFLYKVAKNKSIDYLRKKKREKEIPLDEEKEPLINSQPVKIYLLKSKIEEEIEKMPPVLKDIFILRDVYGYSYEEISKILKIPIGTVKSRISRARFYLRGRLKNVL; encoded by the coding sequence ATGAAGGATAAAAAATTTAATGAAATTTATAGTAAAATGAAAGAAAAACTTTTAAGATATGTAAAAAGTATTGTCTATGACAGGGATATTTCAGAAGATATTGTCCAGGAAAGCTTTATAAAATTTTATGAGAATATGGATAATGTGAAACATCCAAGTGCTTTTTTATATAAAGTGGCAAAAAATAAAAGTATTGATTATTTGAGAAAAAAGAAAAGGGAAAAAGAAATACCCCTTGATGAAGAAAAGGAACCCCTTATTAACAGTCAACCTGTTAAAATATACCTTTTAAAATCAAAAATTGAAGAAGAGATAGAAAAAATGCCTCCTGTTTTAAAAGATATATTCATTTTAAGAGATGTCTATGGATACTCCTATGAAGAAATTTCAAAAATCTTAAAAATACCAATTGGAACAGTAAAATCAAGAATATCAAGGGCAAGATTTTATTTAAGAGGGAGGCTCAAAAATGTCCTGTAA
- a CDS encoding T9SS type A sorting domain-containing protein: MFTLILILSMNSDYYYRGFSEKDEIKELRTENSKLFKNKKGKLVLRIFSRTIHYLDENGNFVDIPFNNLTKDTLIYPQFKNQLLAPKDSSDGSLCGENDGFFCLFDNCSGSCDIGCGYYIWINEAYLINGFVLFNTSSIPDSANIDTIKLSMNCVNPGTPFSCTAKHDIVEIRTTQTFSNGCDLYIDAIDGDQYISDYCPYTTGIKTWLLSDESTDSAALQMKRLLPKDWFAVGLSGWSSAFASNSIGYQKGSANIDVPLGNMESYFIALPFPTKVILKWYSESSEILYFELRKNQEFLTRIQREGKIYNYIDENVKENEVYTYTLIGHYNKGDSRILNKIKVRIPSLPPYDIKILNSLSDSRLFLKLSIPERKTVKIEIINVLGQKLSEKYLNLTPGNYIIPVLLPDIRGVYFLKISHEREEKILKTIKILR; encoded by the coding sequence ATGTTTACTTTAATTTTAATATTATCAATGAATTCAGATTATTATTACAGAGGTTTTTCCGAGAAAGACGAGATTAAAGAATTAAGAACTGAAAACTCAAAATTATTTAAAAATAAAAAAGGGAAACTGGTTCTTAGAATCTTTTCAAGGACAATTCATTATTTGGATGAAAACGGAAATTTTGTTGATATACCATTTAATAATTTAACCAAGGATACCTTAATCTATCCTCAATTTAAAAATCAGCTTCTTGCACCAAAAGATAGTTCTGATGGTTCATTATGCGGAGAGAATGATGGGTTTTTCTGTCTTTTTGATAACTGCTCAGGATCTTGTGATATTGGTTGCGGATATTACATATGGATTAATGAAGCCTATCTTATTAATGGATTTGTCCTTTTTAACACATCCTCAATTCCTGACAGTGCAAACATTGATACCATAAAACTTTCAATGAACTGTGTAAATCCTGGAACACCTTTTTCGTGCACAGCAAAACATGATATTGTAGAAATCAGAACCACTCAGACTTTCAGTAATGGATGTGATTTATATATTGATGCAATAGATGGAGATCAGTATATATCTGATTACTGTCCCTACACAACAGGAATAAAAACATGGTTATTATCAGATGAATCCACTGACTCTGCAGCTCTACAAATGAAAAGACTACTTCCAAAGGACTGGTTTGCAGTGGGATTATCTGGTTGGTCAAGTGCCTTTGCATCAAACTCGATTGGATACCAGAAAGGTAGTGCAAATATTGATGTGCCTTTAGGAAATATGGAAAGTTATTTTATCGCACTTCCTTTTCCAACAAAGGTTATATTGAAATGGTATTCAGAATCCTCTGAAATACTTTATTTTGAGTTAAGGAAAAATCAAGAATTTTTAACAAGAATTCAAAGAGAAGGAAAAATTTATAACTACATAGATGAAAATGTTAAAGAGAATGAAGTTTATACTTATACACTTATAGGACATTACAATAAAGGAGATTCAAGAATCTTAAACAAAATAAAGGTAAGAATACCATCTCTTCCACCCTATGATATTAAAATTTTAAATTCTTTATCTGATTCCAGACTATTTTTAAAACTCTCTATCCCTGAGAGAAAAACTGTAAAAATTGAAATAATAAATGTTCTCGGCCAAAAACTCTCAGAAAAATACCTCAATTTAACCCCTGGGAATTATATTATACCTGTTTTATTACCTGATATAAGAGGAGTATATTTTTTAAAAATTTCTCATGAAAGAGAAGAAAAAATTCTAAAAACAATAAAAATTCTAAGATAA
- a CDS encoding choice-of-anchor J domain-containing protein — MERLIKILIPFFIFSSLKGIIILSENFESNWGPYGNNPPTGWSIIDQGNESPPTWNTNDWYKYNYGGTQGNIARVYYSPIENQKEWLITPLLDFSGASACSLYFWNYYDDYSGDQTDTGYVLLSTDGGSTFSNIIAIFTYDDLGNIRTYDLSSYIGQTNVKIAFKYVGNNDWEWGIDNVVVTKTISKPNDVGVKILSFTPINLIVGKNITISAVIRNYGTNNQSNVPVRCKIKRETDGTWVFNNLKTILTLPSGAESTKVWNYTPLISGEYYVVDTTELTSDEVSGNDKKTGRFTAIPVIVPDWSDNYDLQGNPGGWTHSGIYDEWELGTPVRGPGSSYSPPNCFATDLDNTYENNSDNYLFSPYINLTSFNPLNDSVFISFYHFDSLETNYDYIYIQISKDGVNWNDLDTLTGYTTSWVLHTLLIPPTYYGDTIRVRFRLKTDGSVQKAGFHVDNFNVFYKLSPPYIYPLGTDSDGNYTVYWSKVKNADRYALWEFSSPTLLLNDPCDNLNNWTTDFFIPTGETAFSEGYCFWSGENTNNYSSYISTKVSYFIEEGGKVEFNTKYSLSSNDVIYFEISDNNGISWNVLWEQKGGNSNWIKKEYSLISYAGKSVKFRFRFIGDATDDPGFYFDDFKVWSFSSKTLISNSITDTFYNITGKSPGKYFYVARSIKNSPYKESKDSNLEDIIVRPSNLSPSITITFPNSNINADGYVWIKWIDEDLDDDAVISLFYDNNQAGYDGTLIVSGISEDSPSDSFRWDTRGLTPGNYYIYAKISDQFTTTNSNYSSRIRLQALNPPAEQNPTGLDTVKNRWVKIIATDNNSDGSIAHFSNEEGDTAVTSDDSLNILFGTSFSPWSSDAVIRIDGQNFIYAKPGEGVREVALKRLIGNQNIPTTQPNNPVMPDNSTGLTQTWWYNGVSVRQDLIFAYGYYSYGPAWGNSRQHYDQILTRYTFKNKSLSPKWVGLRIEWDIEIDEYDGAIIKPENESIFLTKEKFYSPNLNNFFVCQDSIPGSHETPLARTIGYLKDFGVATNPDALAIIHWFHPNTYPGYSYRVDSSRAIGTDSAILLWYYPVALNPGDSITFSTYYGSVRYDILKQLGEEGTFFILIPQGNSVILKWKSITGEYFEIFRKRENTDYEKIASLQKGNNTYKDENLQEGEYTYKIDIKEKGETIKTLGPLTVYIKGLKFTITDPYPNPFKKFFSFKVFIPDKGEFLLEIFDNSGRRIHLKKYLIKSPGIYKITLDTDEIKLPKGTFFLKGKYKEKEIIKKLIKI, encoded by the coding sequence AATATAACTACGGAGGAACACAGGGAAATATTGCAAGGGTATATTATTCTCCTATAGAAAATCAAAAAGAATGGCTTATAACCCCTCTTCTTGATTTTTCAGGTGCAAGTGCATGTTCTCTTTACTTCTGGAATTATTATGACGATTACTCAGGTGACCAAACTGACACTGGTTATGTCCTTTTAAGCACTGATGGTGGGAGCACATTTTCAAATATTATAGCAATTTTTACTTATGATGATTTAGGAAATATAAGAACCTATGATCTTTCTTCCTATATCGGTCAAACTAATGTGAAAATTGCTTTTAAATATGTGGGTAATAATGATTGGGAATGGGGTATAGATAATGTAGTTGTTACAAAGACTATTTCAAAACCTAATGATGTGGGAGTAAAAATCCTTTCATTTACACCGATTAATCTTATAGTGGGCAAAAATATTACAATAAGTGCTGTAATAAGAAACTATGGAACAAATAATCAATCAAATGTTCCTGTCAGATGTAAAATAAAAAGGGAAACAGATGGAACATGGGTATTTAATAATTTGAAAACTATTCTTACTCTACCTTCTGGAGCAGAAAGTACAAAAGTATGGAATTATACACCTCTCATCAGTGGAGAATATTATGTAGTGGACACCACAGAATTAACAAGTGACGAAGTTTCAGGAAATGATAAAAAAACAGGTAGATTTACAGCAATACCTGTTATTGTTCCTGATTGGTCAGATAATTATGACTTACAAGGTAATCCAGGCGGATGGACTCACAGTGGAATTTATGATGAGTGGGAATTAGGCACTCCGGTGAGAGGACCTGGAAGTTCCTATTCACCACCAAACTGTTTTGCCACAGATTTAGATAATACCTATGAAAATAATTCAGATAATTACCTTTTTTCACCTTATATTAATTTAACTTCCTTTAATCCTTTAAATGATTCTGTTTTCATTTCTTTTTATCATTTTGACTCCCTTGAAACAAACTACGATTACATCTATATTCAAATTTCAAAAGATGGTGTCAACTGGAATGACTTAGATACATTAACAGGTTATACAACCTCATGGGTGCTCCATACTCTCCTGATTCCACCAACATATTATGGAGATACTATAAGAGTGAGGTTCAGGTTAAAAACAGACGGAAGTGTTCAAAAGGCAGGTTTTCATGTTGATAATTTCAATGTATTTTACAAATTATCTCCACCTTACATTTATCCTCTTGGTACGGATTCTGACGGAAATTATACAGTATACTGGTCAAAGGTTAAAAATGCTGACAGATACGCTCTATGGGAATTCTCTTCTCCAACTCTTCTTTTAAACGACCCCTGTGATAATCTCAATAACTGGACAACTGATTTCTTTATACCTACTGGTGAGACGGCTTTCTCTGAGGGATACTGTTTCTGGTCAGGAGAAAATACAAATAATTACTCTTCATATATTTCAACTAAGGTTAGTTACTTTATAGAAGAAGGGGGGAAAGTGGAATTCAATACAAAATACTCCCTTAGTTCCAATGATGTTATTTATTTTGAAATTTCAGATAATAACGGTATATCCTGGAATGTGCTTTGGGAACAAAAGGGTGGTAATAGTAACTGGATAAAAAAGGAATATTCCCTTATCAGTTATGCTGGAAAATCAGTTAAATTTAGATTTAGATTTATTGGAGACGCAACAGATGATCCTGGGTTTTATTTTGATGATTTTAAAGTATGGTCCTTTTCTTCCAAAACACTCATATCTAATAGCATAACAGATACCTTCTACAATATCACAGGAAAATCACCCGGAAAATATTTTTATGTAGCAAGATCAATCAAGAATTCACCTTATAAAGAAAGTAAGGATTCAAATTTAGAAGATATAATTGTGAGACCGTCAAATCTTTCTCCATCAATAACAATAACTTTTCCAAACTCTAACATAAATGCTGATGGTTATGTATGGATAAAATGGATTGATGAAGATTTAGATGATGATGCAGTAATATCACTTTTCTATGATAATAACCAGGCAGGATATGATGGAACTTTAATTGTCTCTGGAATTTCTGAGGATTCCCCATCAGATTCTTTCAGGTGGGATACCAGAGGTTTAACACCAGGAAATTATTACATATATGCTAAAATCTCTGATCAATTCACAACAACTAATAGTAACTACAGTTCAAGAATAAGACTTCAGGCACTAAATCCTCCAGCTGAGCAAAATCCAACTGGTCTTGATACTGTAAAGAATAGATGGGTAAAAATAATAGCTACCGATAACAATTCTGATGGCTCAATTGCTCACTTTTCAAATGAAGAGGGTGATACTGCTGTAACTTCAGATGATAGTTTAAACATACTTTTTGGGACATCTTTTTCTCCCTGGAGTTCTGATGCAGTTATAAGAATTGATGGACAGAATTTTATCTATGCAAAACCCGGTGAAGGGGTAAGGGAAGTGGCTTTGAAAAGATTAATTGGAAATCAAAATATACCAACAACACAGCCAAATAATCCGGTTATGCCAGATAATTCAACAGGGCTAACTCAAACCTGGTGGTATAACGGTGTTTCTGTAAGACAGGATCTTATATTTGCCTATGGTTACTATTCTTATGGTCCAGCCTGGGGAAATTCAAGACAGCATTATGATCAGATTCTAACAAGGTATACATTTAAAAACAAATCTCTTTCACCAAAATGGGTGGGATTGAGAATTGAATGGGATATAGAAATAGATGAGTATGATGGAGCAATCATAAAACCTGAGAATGAATCCATTTTTCTTACAAAGGAAAAATTTTATTCACCTAATCTCAATAACTTTTTTGTTTGTCAGGATTCTATACCAGGTTCTCATGAGACCCCACTTGCAAGAACAATTGGATATTTAAAAGATTTTGGTGTAGCAACCAATCCAGATGCCCTTGCAATAATTCACTGGTTTCACCCCAACACATATCCAGGATACTCTTATCGTGTTGATTCATCAAGAGCTATTGGGACAGATTCAGCAATTTTATTATGGTATTACCCTGTTGCACTAAACCCTGGTGATTCTATAACCTTTTCAACCTATTATGGCTCTGTGAGATATGATATACTAAAACAGCTGGGTGAGGAAGGAACCTTCTTTATACTTATTCCACAGGGAAATTCAGTTATTTTAAAATGGAAAAGTATTACAGGTGAATATTTTGAAATTTTCAGAAAAAGAGAAAACACTGATTATGAAAAAATAGCATCCCTTCAAAAAGGAAATAATACTTACAAGGACGAAAACCTTCAAGAAGGTGAATATACCTATAAGATTGACATAAAAGAAAAGGGAGAAACAATAAAAACCTTAGGACCTTTAACTGTTTATATTAAGGGATTAAAGTTTACTATAACTGATCCTTACCCAAATCCCTTTAAAAAATTTTTTTCTTTCAAAGTTTTTATACCTGACAAAGGAGAATTTCTTTTAGAAATTTTTGATAATTCTGGGAGAAGGATTCACCTTAAAAAATATCTCATTAAATCTCCAGGAATTTACAAAATTACATTAGACACCGATGAAATAAAACTTCCCAAGGGAACATTTTTCTTAAAGGGTAAATACAAAGAAAAAGAAATAATAAAAAAATTAATAAAAATTTGA